The following DNA comes from Chitinophaga nivalis.
CAGACAATAGTGATAAAGTCACAAATGCATCATCTGTGTAGATCCTGGTTGTGTGTTATTTGTTTTTCCCTTGTTGACTATCCGGTTGCTTTGCCTGCAGTGCAAAGCAATCCCTCTCCCCGTGTGCCGGAAGAATGATTTTTTAAACGGTCTTGTTTAGTTATTATTCAGTGCTCAATATGCTTTGAATATGTGCCCTGTATGGCTGAATCTGACAGCTCCCGTACCTGATAACAATGACAATACATCCTCAATAGATGCCGTACGTGCAATGACTGCGCTGAACTTCAGCGATAGCACAGCCGGATCAGCTTCAAAATCTACATTATACCATCTCGACAACAAACGTAAAATATTAGCCAGCCTTTCTTCTTCAAAATCAAAGTAGCCATTCTTCCAGGCAATCGCCTGTTCAGCATCCACCTGGTGTACCGGAATATAGGCAATTGCGCTGTTGTGCGCGATTACTGTCTGCTGGTCTGGCTTTAGTATGACACGCGCGTTGCACCCACAGTGTTCCTCTTTTACCGCCACCTGTACCTTACCTGATAGCAACGTGGTTCTGGTAACGCCTTCGTCTTCATACGCATTGATATTAAAATAAGTACCCAGTACAGTTACTTCCTGATGTGGCGATACGACTACGAAAGGCATATCAGCCGCACTATTCCCCACAGTATTCACCTCCAGGTATACTTCTCCTGTGATTTCCACCCTTCTCTCCTTTCCGGTAAACGCCACCGGATACCGGATCGAGGAAGCGGCATTCAGCCACACCTTTGTACCATCCGGTAACGATACCTGAAACTGTCCGCCACGCGGCGTGCTCAGGGTATTGTAACTAATGGCGGCAGCATCTCCTTTTACATCATATACCAGTTGTCCGCCCCGCTGTTTCACAGCTGTAGGACCCTGCTGTAGTATTTGATTGCCGGCACTATCCAATGCTACCGTTGCGCCATCACTCAGTGTCAATATTGCTTTATGGGTACCCGGTACTACCGTATGCGGGACAGCCATTGATAGTGCAGGTGCCTGAGCAGCTGGTTTGAGCCAGAAGTAGGTACCCGCTGCCAGCAGACATAAAACGGCAGCTGCAGCAGCATACCGCTTCCAATTGTTCACCGTTCTAACCGGCCGGTTATATCGTTGTATCACATCAAAGAGCTCCTCACGCAATGTAATGTCCTCTTCCACGTCAACGGGTGTTGCCAGCGCATCATCCACCACCTGCTCCAGTTCAGGCAAATGATGCCCGTCCCGGATCATTCCGAAGAATTGATCTTTCTCGGCTGCTGTGATGGAATTAGTCAGGTATTTATCCATTAACTGATGGAATCTCCCGGGAGGGCGCATAACGGTTGTGTTTTAAAACACCCTGAACGGATGTCTCTTCAATAAAGACAATAAAAAAAGGAAACAGGTGCAGTGCAGGGAAAACTTTTTTTTAGCTGAGGGATTTTATGAGGAGCCAGCAGACGATCAAAGTATGCCCGCCTTGTTTCCGGATGTATTCACGGACGTTGTTCAATGCCCGTACCATATGGCTTTTCACGGTAGCTGGCGCAATATTCAGTTCATGCGCAATCTGCGGATGCGTCATGCCTTGTTCCCGGCTCAGGCGGAAGATGAGGGACTGCTGCGGCGGGAGTTGCGCGATCGCTTCCCGGATCAGTCCTGTTGTTTGTTTGTATTCCAGTAACATGGCCGGTGTCAGGTAGTCTTCCGGCAGTACATCTGCTATGTTGTAATTGCTGGCAGCAGTAGCTTTCTGTTTCAGTATATTTAAAATGGTATTGCGGGCCATGATGAACAGCCAGGCATCAAAATTTTCTACCGTCGCCAGCTTCTCTCTTTTTTCCCAAAGCTTTATAAATACTGTCTGTACAGCATCCTTTGCTTCTTCCGGTGTTTTGAGAAAGCCCAATGCTACCTGGTAAATCTGATTCCAATGGCTGATAAACAGCTGTCGGTAAGCATTTTCATCTCCTTTGACCAGCTGTAATAATAAGGCGTGCTCCTGATATGTATGGTTGGCAGACAATTACATTAATATAGACTTATAATAACTATAGTTGCTAAACAAAGATAGAAATTTCCCGGAAGTATCTTTGCAGTGAAATAAGATTCATCCTGCAGCTGTAATGGCCAACGGGATAAAGTGCCATCCGGAAAGACTTTCGAGTCAATAGATTCCATCTATACAATATTACAGCATATCAACGAAAAGGTTTGTTAATATGATTGTTAACAGCGTGGATTTTTCCTTCGTCTTTTTTAAGAATAGCTGCGCGCTACGATTACCTGCATGCAGCAGGCACCCCGGTCCGTGAGGGAAACAATCACTGCCATACAACCCGGTCCTGCAGCGGTATTATGCATCCCGTTGAATAGGCGACCGGACGGTATCCCGTTTTCGATTGTAATAAATGCTTTAGGCGAAAACCAATTCCAATGTTGTGGTGTTATAATAAATCAGGTATCTGCATGATGTAATGTTAGCCTTGTATGCACTTTTATAAATCCGGTTATACCCTCAAATAAAATGGAAAAGCAACTCTTCGATGAGCTTATTGGCCAGGCCCCGATCCTGATAAGCCCCCACCGCAGCAGATTGGAACAGGTTATCCGGGACTGGATCCTACATGATCTTCACCTGGCCGATGATGATAAAAAAAAACTGATAGCGATCAATGTAGCGGCCGCCAATGCCCGGATGTTTGCCCGCGCTGCTTATGACCCCATCCTGATTGCCTCCCGTTTATTGCTGTTCTTTTTTGTGGTGGATGACCCATTCGAACTGCAATCCGAAGCAGCAATAATACATACGCAACAACCTTATATCACGCTGCTGAATGGTGGTACAGTACCGGATGAGGATGCCGGCTGCGTCATGTTACGGGTGATCCTGCAAGAGCTGAAAGCATGTAACGTATCAACGGCCTGGATGCAACGGTTTGTGGCCAGTTTGAAAATATATTTTCAAGGCGTAAGAGAAGAAAGCATATGGAGAAGTAAAGGTATTCATCCTGATCCGGATACGTACCTGACTATGCGGGTGAAATCGGGCATCGTGGATGCCTATTACAACCTGGTGGAAATAGGACAGGGAATAGAATTGAATGAAGCCGATTTGCAGATAGCGGCATTACAACAAATAAACTATCTGAGCAGTCGTGCCTGGATCCTGGATAATGAACTGGCCTCTATGGAAAAAGAGAAAGCAGATCTGATGAACTATATTAACGTATTGCAGTTTAATAGTCACATTCCCAGAGGGGAGGCGATCCGCCGAACTATCGACAAGCGGCACGAACTGCTGGCCGCATTTAATCATTTACGGCAACATCCCGATGTAGCAGATCCCAAACTACAGCAATATATTGATGGACTGGAATTATTGATCTATGGCGTGTTGTGTTGGTATTATATGGATACCCCCCGATATGATACCTGAAGAGAATGCATTTTTGAAAATCCCTGAATGCTGTTCACATGGATTACGATTACCTGATTATTAATGTATCGCGTACCTTATTTTGCTTTGGAGAAAATACCGGTAAAACCCTCATTAAACCCTTCCGTATTTTACGACACAAAGCCTGGTACGATTACGTACAACAGAAGTCCTCATTGGACGAAATGTTATCTGTATTGGCCGCAGATTTACAGAAGACCGAAGCAGAAGTGCTGACTGTCATTCAGCGAATGTGTGATGCCGCCGTTCCTGATCCGGAGGTATGGGAAAAAATTAACCAGTTCAAAACCTGCGGCAAGCAGGTGATTGGTATTATTACCACAGGACAGCGGGAACATACTGCTATCGTAGCAAAGAGTGGCCTGGATATGACGGTGTTCAGTCAATTATTTTATCTCTCCGCTTTTACCTACGACATTCCTTATCCTGATTTTCTGGGTGAAATACGAAGTAAACTTCCGATCGTTCCAGGAAAGGCGGTTTTTGTTGACCGGGAAAAAGAAGCTGTCTGCAATGGTTGTATACATGGTATTCACACGGTTTTGCTGGAAGATCATGCGCCTGTGTTAACCGAAATTACGCCTGGTAATCTGATACAGCATGGTATCGATAATTACCTGGACACCTCCTTTCCGTTGCATTATAAGCATACGCATATAAAATATGAAGATAATGACGAGGGGCCTGTTATTCGGGAATGGTATGCCCCGATTCTGTTATGGAGCCTGTTGCCGGATGTGGTTCCTGCTGTAGTGGAGCGCGAGTTGCAGGAGCTGGGCATCAGCCATCACAGAATTAATTTTTTCGAAGACCAGGAAGATATTTTGACCTTTAACATGCTGCCATTTGATATTGATACCAGCTCCGTATTTCTGGGAACCATGCTGGATAAAGGAGTGATACCGGTAGCAACGGGGGAAGAAGAACTGGACAGGATCCTGAGAAACGTAAACCGATCAGGGATATTGTTACTGTACTTTGATCAGAACAGGCCTCGTATTGAGCCGGTAGGTATTATTAATTGTATGTATGTCGCCTATTTACTGAATCGGGAGCGGCATCCCGTGGTCAGGCAGAATGAAGCATTTGCGGCTAAAGTATTTGCGGGGAAAGGTTGGGAAAACGGAACCTATTTTTATCCTTCACCGGAATTTTTTTTATTGATCGTTTTCCGTTTTGTACGGCGGTTTGAAGACCGTGCTGCTGCAACATGGCTGCATGGCTTACGGGAAGGCGTACAAGCACGGATAGGTTTGCCGGGCAACCCATTGGAATTGGCCATCCGGATTATCATTAGTAAATGGCTGGAAATTAAAAATACAGCGGATGTCAATAGTCTCTTACGGCTGAGAACAGAACGTGCCGGCTTCCAATGGCCGGATAGCCCTTTGTACTCGTTGCCTTCTATGCGTGGATATATGTTTAATCCGGTATTTGATGCGGCTTTGATAAAAGCAGCATTGGCTTAATACTACCAATGAAATGACTGATAATAATGTTACCTGGATAGGTGTTTTTTTATCAGATCGTACCTTGTAAAACTGTGTGGGTCTTTCCGGTTTTTTTTGATGACGAAATAATTTTTTTTAATAGCGTGTGTAACTATATAACTGGTAGATAAGTTGAAAAATTGTCAGTCAGATCGTAAAGTATAGTGGGCCGGAATTGCAGCAGTAGCAAACATATCAGCCTGAAAAAAAAGCAGCGCAAAGTAAGCTGTTGTAATGAATGAAAATACCAACATCATGGTATTGTTGAAGCGATAATTTTGGCGGAAATTTAAATAACGCTGAACAACGACCCCACGGCACTGTATTCCACACTAAAGATAGGGGTCAATTATTTAATTTGTTATTACACTTATGAAAAAGAAAATCGTAAGTCAGGAAAAAAAACTGACATTAGGTAAGTTAACCGTAGCCGGCTTAAGCCACACCGAACAACAAAATCTGAAAGGTGGTGCCAACACCATCTCCCCTTCTTGCCAATACACTTTTTGCTTTTGCGTGACCATTTTGACAAGATGTTGCTAATTTGTTCGTTACCTGTAATTTCTCATCAGCCGGCGATCCTTTCGCCGGCTGCTTAATACCAACACATATCCTATAAGTATACCTTAACCACCTACTCAGCTTTCGGCTTCCATGGTATCTGCTGCATATTGCCACGCATCTCCGGCCGTATTTCGCCATGCCCGCCACCCATACTGCAGATGAAACAGGTGATTGATACCTGGGTCAAGCCGGGTGATTTCTTCCAGACAAACCAGCTTTACATCATTGGCATCAGGCGTTTCACTGGTGAGAAACTGCCAGTCTCCCTCTTCATCATGATACACGTATAAAATAGGATCTCCTTTAAATGCCTGGCTGGTTACATAAACACCGATATTTCTTTCTTCATAGAATTTAAAATCTGTATTCCTGTCCAGCAAGGGTTGTTTGAATTTCCAGTCGGGATTAAAATCTTTATCCCACGGAAAATGATGTTGTTTATCCGGCCATATTACCTGTAGCAAAGGAAAATCAAATGACCCGTCATAAAACCAGCCACCGTAACCCACATAATCAGCATAATGGGCTTTGTCTACTTCGAGGAACCGGATGTTATATCCTGTCAGAAATCCATCATATAGCGTATCTGTATGCAGGCGTTCACCATTTTTAATAAGATCGCGGGCATGATTCAGGATGGCTGCCATAACGTTGGTGGATAAACCAAAACAAATCAGTTCAGGATGTCCGAATGTTTTGTAAAGACCAATAGAATAAGCAAAGGCAGGCAGATAATTATCCGCCGGTAATAATGCCAGATGGCAACCGTATTGCGCAACGTCATCAAGAATGATTTGTTTAGCGGCAAGGTCGTGCTGATGGTGATCGTGATCGTCTGTCATGTTTTAGATCGTATTGAATAGGCTACAGCGGCTAAAAGTACGTATTTTTATATAAGGGATGTACAGTTGATAAACGCCCTGCTGCATTACCCAATTGTTTTTACCTTTGTAATAAGCATAACTACATATGATAACAGCGCCGCGTTTTATTTTCACTTTATTATTTTCACTTTTTATTGCTACCGCCTTTGGACAAATCCATACGTTGCAGCAAAAGATTGAACAGATCAGTACATCCAAGCAGGCTACGGTAGGTGTGGCCATCGCTGGGCCGGGTAAGGGCGATACGCTGAGCATATTGGCCAATAAACATTTTCCGATGCAAAGTGTGTTTAAATTTCACATTGCTTTGGCGATACTCAACGAAGTGGATAAAGGAAAATTTTCCCTGAATCAGCCTATCCTTATCCGGAAAAAAGATTTACGGCGGGGTACCTGGAGCCCGATCCGGGAGAAATATCCGAATGGGAACATACAACTGCCCCTGGCGGAAATACTTACCTATACGGTGGCAGAAAGTGACAATAACGGATGCGACATCCTGTTAAGGTTGATCGGTGGTACGGCAACAGTTAACCGCTACATACACGGGATCGGTGTGAAGGAAGTGTCCATTAAGGCAAACGAAGCGGAAGCTGCCAAAGCCTGGTCAGTGCAATTCAGGAATTGGACTACCCCGGTAGCAGCCGTAGCAGCATTGCGCCGGTTTTATGAGGGCAAGATACTGTCTGAAAAGAGTACGGCATTTTTGTGGCAAACAATGCTGGGTACAGCAACCGGTAAAAAACGACTGAAAGGACAATTGCCTGCCGGTACATTGGTGGCGCATAAAACAGGCACCTCTGATACCAATGCAGCGGGAGAGACAGCTGCCATTAATGATATAGGCGTGGTGATGTTACCGGATGGAAGATATTTTTACATCAGTGTTTTTGTGACTGCCGCTAAAGAAAATACCGATACCAACGAAAAGATCATTGCGGATATTGCCAAAGCTGCCTGGGACTACTTTACCCAACAGCCATTATAATTGCCCGGGTTGTATGCCGGAGGTAATGAGCAGCTGGCTGTGATGTTCAGACAAAGTTATACCCACCTTAAATCCCGTATATGCATCAACACACAGCTACGGAGCTGATGATACTGGAAGCCTCCGCATTGTTTACCTATGATGCACAGCAACGGATGCGGACCATCAATGAACCCTGGGATGGTACCGCTGCAGCGCCGCTCTTTTTCCTGGGACGTGCCGCAGATGGCGGTACTATCTGCCGGTTCAGGCACGATGTGGAGCCGGAACAGGTGGAACAAATGACTACACTTGCCGGAAAGGAATCTTTCTCTGATGATATCCGGGCGAAGCCCCTGCACTTTAACGCGTATATGCAATGGTTGAAGGGGACGCGTAGCTCCATTGGGCTGTCCTACCTGGTACCGCCCACTTTAACACCAGCGATCGAAGTTGTGCGGGTAACGCCTGAAAATATAACTGATTTTGTGCTGACTGGCTTCGAGTGGTTACAGGAAGAAGTGCCCTATGTACAACCATGTATAGCTGTTGTACAGGCAGGACGTATCGTTTCCACCTGTCGCAGCGTACGGATAGCTGCTGGTGTACAGGAGGCAGGCGTAGATACCCACGTCGATTTCCGGGGAAATAATTATGCCCTGGCGGTGGTAGCGGGATGGGCGCAAATGGTAAGCGCGCAAGGCAACGTACCAATATATAGTACCAGTGATGATAACCTGTCTTCTCAACGGGTGGCCGCCAAACTGGGACTGGTTTACTTCGGCACTACTTTCACGATTAGCTGAGCTGTATTGCTATTAATGGATAGAGGGGGCGGGAAGATAAGTCTGCGCAACCCCTTCCTGATCGGCAATACTACTGGCCAGTGAACGTATCAGCTGATGGATTTGTTCCCGGGTTTCCGGATCTGTTATCTGGCCGGCTACATTCACCTTTGTTTTAATGGCGGAAATGACCAGTTGTGTAGCTGCGGTGATCCGGGATTCAATGATGAGTAAGGTACCCAGCAGCGCTTTATGGGCAATATGTCCGGAAGTGGAAGCTGTGATGAGGGCTACCGGCTTCCGGGAAAACTCCATGGAAGATACTGTCCAGTCGATGGCATTTTTCAAAGAGCCGGGAACGCCGATCGCATATTCGGGGGTACAGATTAATATACCATCCGCAGCCTGCAGTTGCTGGCGGAAGCGGGTTACTGCTTCCGGAGCCTTTTCGGGATCGAGGTCCGGATTGAAATGCGGCAGTGTGGCAATTCCTTCAAATATATCGATCGTAAAATACGGGCTGGCAAGGTCGCTGATGGCTTTGATCAGGTGCCCGTTTGAAGAGCTGTTTCTGGTACTGCCGGAAATGGCCAGTATATGAGGATGTGCAGTCATGTGAGGTGTCTTTGGTATAAGCCATGTCACAACAGTGACTATGGCGGTCTTAAATGTACAAAAGTTTTCATCGTTGTCTGGTTGAATAAAGTGATTACTTATGTTCTATCAGCCCGTCTCTGGTAACTTCGGGTAAGTCCTGTATCGCACTTGACTTGGAGAAGTTGGGGTTGTTGATTTTGCTTTTATCGATGAGAGATTGATAAAAATTCCGGATACCGGCCGCGAGTTGTAAGGAATAATCCAGTTTATTATACGTCTGCCCTTCGAAAGTTAACGGGCCGGTACCTCCTTTTATGGGAGAGAAGTATTCCTGGAAAGCTGCTACAGTGAATGTTTTTCTGGTCAGCTTGAAGTTGGCCAGTGGCGCCGGCGACCCAAAATCGGTCACTGCTGCTTTACTGTGGCAGGAAATGCAGGAAGAGATGGGATTATCTACCGGCCCATTCAGGCGCCCTCCCAGGCCATGATGTGACAGATAGGCTTTCAGGTTATTGGTTGCGGCGGTAATTTCTATCAGGTCTGCATTCAGCACGGTTTCTTGCAGTTTGGGATTAATAAAGGCGCCTTCTTTATTGATCAGGGTATCTACATTGCTATCATCGCCCCACATCAGCCCTACAGGCACTATTTTGTCCCATACCGTTGTGCCGCCTTTGCCTGCATCATAGATGAAAGTGCCGAATGCCCAACCAGCTTCGCCGGCTCTTTTATCCTTTACCGCAATGTCGATTTGCAGCAGTCTGACAGTGGAGTCTATTCTTTTGGCTTTGCAGGCAGCTTGCTGGGCCGGCGTACCACTTTGTGGATTGCAGGGGTATATATTGGCGGTCCATTCCTTGCTGCCTTTCAGAAAAGGTATTTTATCAGGTGTGCCGGTGGTAAACAGCAATTTAAAGGACACAGTGCCTTCCGGGAAGTCGGCCAGCTGCAGTGCCGGAATACTGTCTGATTCCCATACTTTGCCGATGGTGTAGCCGCCAGGTGGGTTATAGAAGCCGACAGCCCAGTTTTCCAATCCTACATTCTGTTTTTTATTCAGTTCGAAAGGAGGTACCGGCCTTTCTCTCGTTAGCCCATGGTGGTATTCGCGGCCATTTAAAGTAACATGCAGCCAGGGGGCATGATACCATTTCCTGACTTTGTTGTCCTGCACTTTGAAGTCCACATCCAGATTGCCTTCCAGGCAGTAGTGCAATACCGCCTGCATATAAGCTTTGTAATCTTTTTTAAAGTCAATGGCAGTCCATGGGTAGACCTCATCCACTTTAAAAGTGTCCGGATAATCCTGGCTTAATTCAAAGAGATTTTTTGCGCCGGCAGGAGGTGGATAATCCGGGTCGAAGCTGGGGAATTGTGTTTTGTAAGGAGATTTAGCGGGTGGTGTTTTGCAGGAAAATATGGCCAGTGCCATGAGGAATACTACTAATAGACATTTCATAATAATCGTTTTTGAGGGTGGTCGATGAAATTGTAAATAGCTATGGGGTGTATTATTTGCTTGAGTAATATGCCGCCTTTATGGGTGGTTGATTGCCGGAGTTTATGATCATGAGGGATATAATGAGTGACATTGCCAGATGTGCCAGGCTTATGTTCGTAAGTTATATTGTTGGTGCCGGTTCCTGTTGTATAATGGTTTAGGTGATGGTGTATGATCGCTTTAAATCCTGGTGTGTATACCCGCATGGATATAGATGAGGACTGAAAAGTATCGCGTATGTAGTTAAACAGCTGGTAGCTGAAATTGTTCTGAAAGCAGCTGAAAAATTATGCAGTTGAAACAGCAGTGGTGGAAACTGTTTTTTGCAGTATATTTTTTTTCGTGTATGCAATATAGTTAGTATTCCTGCTGTAGTGCCAATACAGCCGGAAAGAGGAGATTTGTATGATTGGATTTTCGGATACCTATATTGATGACTACAGCTGATACCTGGGCACAGTGTTAACCTTTCAGTGGCCCAATGACCTGGCGTAATACCTACGACTGCTTTCCCACACTTAAAATATATAGCTATGAAGAAAAAAATGTTACTAAAACCCTGTTTTTCCTGACGGCACTCCTCGCCTCTCCTGCGCTGTATGCCCAAAGCTGGTTATTAACCGGTAACGCAGGTACCAACCCGACAACCAATTCCCTGGGTACCACTGATAACAATGACCTGGTGTTTAAAACCAACAATCTGCCCCGTGTTACTTTATCGTCTTCTCAATACGGTACATTGGCCGTAGGTAAACAAGGGGCGGAAGGCTCATTGCACGTTTTTGGGAGAGATATAGGCGGTGTTACCGCTCCTTTATATGTTGGGGGCAATGTAGCCGGTCTGACCTGGGGAAATGCCGTTGGCCAGACCATGGGCCGGTTAATCCGCTTAAATCAGGGCGCCGATGCTGCTTTTGGTGGTATCAACTGGTATGATATCGATATCGGACAAGACAAGGCCTTTTTTATTACCAACCACTCGGTGCCGCCTACCAGCGGTAATGGTGTGATCCGGAAACGGATGCTGGTTATCAGCCCGGATGACCGCGTGGGTATTAACCTGGCAGGAGATGTTATTGGCAATGGGGCCTTGCCTACGGCTAATTTTCACACCAACGGAACGGTCAGGTTGCAAAACCTGCCGGTAGGTACGGGTTATACGCTGGTGGCAGATCTTGCCGGTAACGTATATCGCAGTAATGCTACTGCAAGCCGTGTTGCCAACGATTCATTACAGACGCAGATCGATGAGCTTAAAAAAGAAATCGCAGCATTGAAAGCGTTGTTGGTGGTGAAACAGGGAGAAGTAGCCATCAGCCCTGCTTCCAAAAACGAACTGTTTCAGAATGCCCCGAATCCTTTTAATGCACAAACCCTGATCCGTTATACGCTGGCAGGTACTGTCAGCAACGCCTATCTCCAGATAGCTGATGTGAATGGCCGGCCGGTGAAAAAGATTGATATCTCCGGCCAGAAACAACCGGTAGTAACGATTAACGGCGGAGAGCTGCCATCCGGGGTATATTATTATAGCCTGGTCCTCGATGGGCAAATAACGGATACTAAAAAGATGGTACTGACAAAGTAAATAATAGCATTATTACGTATATACTTAATAGTTAGTTTATAATAAACAGGCCATTCTTTCATGATATGATGGAAGGATGGTCTTTTTATTGGTAGCTATGGTGGGTGGCGTCTGGCTGAAAAGAAGCAATGCTGAGATTCCCGGCTGCAGGAAAACAGCCGGGAACAGGGAGTCCGGAAAGCGATGATTAGTGAATGGTCACCGGTTGCCGGCTACCACCGGCACCTGTTAACGCCAGATCATCTATAGTCAGGTACAGACAGTTGCCCGGCATACTGCCGCTACTGTTGCAAAAACCATTTCTGCTGGATATAAAGGTGATGACTACACTATCCGGTACTGCCTGTGAATCATATCGGATGGGCAGCGTAAATGGGCGGAACTGACTGGCAGGGCCCAGATTAATTTCTGCATACGCTACTTTTTCACTTCGCTGCGTTGCAGGATTAAATTTGCGTAAGGCAATCAGGGCGATGGCGGAATCGGGTTTGCCGTTGTTGGTGCCATATTCATACTTATAATAACCTGTTAGGGCAGTGGGGCGGCTGTGAATGGGAATACCCCCTTTTTTATGGTTATCATAGCCCGGAATACCGCCTGTCCAGACATCTCCATTGGTGAGATATCCTTTGGCATAATAATACCAGTTCCAGATTTTTGCAGCATACCGGCCACTATGTGCATCGGTAGTACTGCTGGCGCCTGAAGAACTCAATAGCCAGTTCAATGGCTGATTGCCGGTACTGTTCTGGCTTTCAAATCCGGCATTGGGCAATGATGCGGTTGATAATGCAGCGGCGGCTGCAGCATCCTGTGGAAGGGAGGGAATATCATCTCCTGTTAAAGAAGTTTGTTTGCAGCTGGTGGCTGTCATCAAAAGGAGTATACCCGCAATAAAAGTGTGCTTCAGCGGAATGTAGGTTCGCATGTGGAGGTTTTACAAGGTGAGAAAATGTGGTTCCGTTCTCCCGTGGAATATTAATATCGTTATAAATATATCACCTCAACAAGGAAGCGCCGTCGCAGTTGGCGCACTTTTATTTTAAAGAAGACAGCGGTGAACAGTTGTCTGTGATGATGGGAATGTTTTCTTTGATCAGCTGTTTTTCGCCCCATTGCGCGAGGTAGCTGATAAAGGGAATCAGTTCCGCTCCGGCCGGTGTAAGGGTGTACTCTACACGGGGCGGTACTTCCTGATATACTTTCCGGTGTATCAGCTCATCTTCTTCCAGCTCTCTCAGGGTTTGGGTCAGCATTTTAGGGGTGGTGTCTGCAATGATCCGGCGCAACGCCCCATAACGTAACAGGGTATTGCAGTGCAGATACCACAGCACCCTCCCTTTGTATTTACCACCAATCCGGCGAAAGGCATAATCCACGGCACATATGGGTACCTCTTCAGTTTTTTTGCTCACTATATTAATTTTTATAGATTGATTATCAGTATTACTATCTTTTTGGTGCGTAGGGCACTTTTTAGTGCATACTTGTTTCAAATGTACTACGCAAATAATTTTGCAGCAAATTATAACGCTATGGAGAGAAGAGCCTTAGTTAAAAACCTCTTTGTATTGGGGATGACAGCCTCATTACCTTTGAAAACCTTGTT
Coding sequences within:
- a CDS encoding PCMD domain-containing protein, with the protein product MRTYIPLKHTFIAGILLLMTATSCKQTSLTGDDIPSLPQDAAAAAALSTASLPNAGFESQNSTGNQPLNWLLSSSGASSTTDAHSGRYAAKIWNWYYYAKGYLTNGDVWTGGIPGYDNHKKGGIPIHSRPTALTGYYKYEYGTNNGKPDSAIALIALRKFNPATQRSEKVAYAEINLGPASQFRPFTLPIRYDSQAVPDSVVITFISSRNGFCNSSGSMPGNCLYLTIDDLALTGAGGSRQPVTIH
- a CDS encoding winged helix-turn-helix transcriptional regulator, with translation MSKKTEEVPICAVDYAFRRIGGKYKGRVLWYLHCNTLLRYGALRRIIADTTPKMLTQTLRELEEDELIHRKVYQEVPPRVEYTLTPAGAELIPFISYLAQWGEKQLIKENIPIITDNCSPLSSLK
- a CDS encoding T9SS type A sorting domain-containing protein: MTWRNTYDCFPTLKIYSYEEKNVTKTLFFLTALLASPALYAQSWLLTGNAGTNPTTNSLGTTDNNDLVFKTNNLPRVTLSSSQYGTLAVGKQGAEGSLHVFGRDIGGVTAPLYVGGNVAGLTWGNAVGQTMGRLIRLNQGADAAFGGINWYDIDIGQDKAFFITNHSVPPTSGNGVIRKRMLVISPDDRVGINLAGDVIGNGALPTANFHTNGTVRLQNLPVGTGYTLVADLAGNVYRSNATASRVANDSLQTQIDELKKEIAALKALLVVKQGEVAISPASKNELFQNAPNPFNAQTLIRYTLAGTVSNAYLQIADVNGRPVKKIDISGQKQPVVTINGGELPSGVYYYSLVLDGQITDTKKMVLTK